One Sediminibacillus dalangtanensis genomic region harbors:
- the rpmC gene encoding 50S ribosomal protein L29, with protein sequence MKANEIRELTTAEIEQKVKSLKEELFNLRFQLATGQLENTARLREVRKSIARMKTVVRERELSVNN encoded by the coding sequence ATGAAGGCTAATGAAATCAGAGAGTTAACCACTGCCGAAATTGAACAAAAAGTTAAATCTTTAAAAGAAGAGCTATTCAACTTGCGTTTCCAACTAGCCACCGGCCAATTGGAAAACACCGCACGTCTTCGTGAAGTTCGTAAATCGATCGCACGCATGAAAACTGTTGTACGTGAAAGAGAACTAAGCGTTAATAACTGA
- the rpsG gene encoding 30S ribosomal protein S7 produces the protein MPRKGPVAKRDVLPDPLHNSKLVTRLINQIMIDGQRGKAQKILYRAFELVQERSGQDAMEVFEQAMKNVMPVLEVRARRVGGSNYQVPVEVRPERRQALGLRYIVNYSRLRGEKTMEERLANEILDASNNTGAAVKKREDMHKMAEANKAFAHYRW, from the coding sequence ATGCCACGTAAAGGACCAGTAGCAAAACGTGATGTATTGCCAGATCCGTTACACAATTCGAAGCTTGTTACTCGTTTGATCAACCAGATCATGATTGATGGACAACGGGGGAAAGCTCAAAAGATTCTTTATAGAGCATTTGAACTTGTTCAAGAACGCAGTGGCCAAGACGCTATGGAAGTTTTTGAACAAGCAATGAAAAATGTAATGCCAGTGCTTGAAGTACGCGCACGTCGTGTAGGGGGTTCTAACTACCAAGTACCTGTAGAGGTACGCCCTGAACGTCGTCAGGCGCTGGGTCTTCGCTACATTGTTAACTACTCCCGCCTTCGCGGAGAGAAAACAATGGAAGAACGCCTAGCGAATGAAATCCTTGATGCTTCCAACAATACAGGTGCAGCTGTCAAGAAACGCGAAGACATGCACAAAATGGCTGAAGCTAACAAAGCATTCGCCCATTACCGCTGGTAA
- the rplD gene encoding 50S ribosomal protein L4 yields the protein MPKVALYNQGGSQVGDLELNDAVFGIEPNTHVLHEAVVMQRASLRQGTHDVKNRSEVSGGGRKPWRQKGTGRARQGSIRSPQWVGGGTVFGPTPRSYSYKLPKKVRRLALKSALSTKVNEESLVVLESLAFDAPKTKEVVNVLAALNVDGKALIVTADQDEVVARSANNLPNVKVLTVSEVNVLDLLTHDKLILTKEAAEKAGEVLA from the coding sequence ATGCCTAAAGTAGCACTTTATAACCAAGGCGGGTCACAAGTCGGCGATTTAGAACTTAATGATGCCGTTTTTGGAATTGAACCAAACACACACGTTTTACATGAAGCTGTTGTTATGCAACGCGCTTCTTTACGCCAAGGAACACACGATGTAAAAAATCGTTCTGAAGTAAGCGGTGGTGGACGCAAGCCATGGCGCCAGAAGGGTACAGGACGTGCTCGTCAGGGATCCATCCGCTCTCCGCAATGGGTAGGCGGCGGAACTGTATTCGGCCCTACACCACGCAGCTATAGCTACAAACTACCGAAGAAAGTCCGCAGGTTGGCGCTTAAATCTGCCCTTTCCACTAAAGTGAACGAAGAAAGCCTGGTTGTTCTTGAGAGCCTTGCGTTCGATGCGCCAAAAACAAAAGAAGTGGTAAACGTTCTTGCTGCTCTTAATGTAGATGGTAAAGCATTAATTGTAACTGCCGATCAGGACGAAGTTGTAGCACGTTCTGCTAACAACTTGCCAAATGTGAAGGTTTTGACTGTGAGCGAAGTTAATGTACTTGACTTGCTTACGCATGACAAGCTGATCTTGACAAAAGAAGCAGCTGAAAAAGCAGGGGAGGTGCTTGCATAA
- the rpsS gene encoding 30S ribosomal protein S19, with amino-acid sequence MGRSLKKGPFADDHLMKKVEKLNEDNKKQVVRTWSRRSTIFPNFVGHTIAVYDGRKHVPVYVTEDMVGHKLGEFAPTRTFKGHAGDDKKTKR; translated from the coding sequence ATGGGTCGCAGCTTAAAAAAAGGACCTTTCGCAGATGACCATTTAATGAAAAAAGTCGAAAAATTGAACGAAGACAACAAGAAACAAGTTGTGAGAACTTGGTCTCGTCGTTCTACTATATTCCCTAACTTTGTTGGTCATACCATCGCTGTATATGACGGTCGTAAACACGTACCGGTATATGTCACCGAAGATATGGTCGGACATAAATTAGGTGAATTCGCGCCAACCCGCACGTTCAAAGGGCATGCTGGCGATGATAAGAAAACAAAACGCTAA
- the rplX gene encoding 50S ribosomal protein L24 codes for MHVKKGDKVQVIAGKDSGKQGTILEAYPKKERVLVEGINVVKKHAKPSQDNPQGGILNQEAPIHVSNVMPIDPKSGEPTRVGHEVRDGKKVRIAKKSGEALDK; via the coding sequence ATGCATGTTAAAAAAGGTGATAAAGTTCAGGTAATAGCAGGCAAGGATAGCGGCAAACAAGGCACTATTCTCGAAGCTTACCCGAAAAAAGAGCGCGTGTTGGTCGAAGGCATCAATGTCGTGAAGAAGCACGCAAAACCTTCTCAGGATAACCCGCAGGGCGGAATTCTTAACCAGGAAGCACCTATCCATGTTTCCAATGTAATGCCGATTGATCCGAAATCCGGCGAACCAACCCGTGTTGGACATGAAGTGCGCGATGGTAAGAAAGTCCGTATAGCTAAAAAATCCGGTGAAGCATTAGATAAATAA
- the rplV gene encoding 50S ribosomal protein L22, translating into MQAKAVAKSVRIAPRKVRLVVDLIRGKKVGEAVAILNHTQRGASPVVEKVLKSAIANAEHNYEMNPDDLVVSEAFVNEGVTLKRFRPRAMGRASQINKRTSHITVVVSEHKEG; encoded by the coding sequence ATGCAAGCTAAAGCCGTTGCGAAATCTGTTCGTATTGCTCCTCGTAAAGTTCGTTTAGTCGTAGATTTAATTCGAGGAAAAAAAGTCGGAGAAGCCGTTGCAATTCTAAATCATACACAACGCGGTGCTTCACCAGTTGTGGAGAAGGTACTGAAATCAGCTATCGCTAATGCTGAACACAATTATGAAATGAACCCGGATGATTTGGTAGTATCTGAAGCATTCGTAAACGAAGGGGTTACGCTGAAACGTTTCCGCCCTCGTGCAATGGGTCGTGCTAGTCAAATCAATAAAAGAACCAGCCATATCACTGTGGTTGTATCAGAACATAAGGAGGGATAA
- the rplE gene encoding 50S ribosomal protein L5 has protein sequence MNELKKRYQEEIVPSLAEKFNYDSVMQVPKIEKIVINMGVGDAVQNTKALDNAVEELSLISGQQPVVTKAKKSIAGFRLREGMPIGAKVTLRGERMYEFLQKLIGVSLPRVRDFRGISKKAFDGRGNYTLGIKEQLIFPEINYDKVNKVRGMDVVIVTTSSTDEEARELLAQLGMPFQK, from the coding sequence ATGAACGAATTGAAAAAAAGATACCAAGAGGAAATCGTTCCTTCATTGGCAGAAAAATTTAATTATGACTCAGTAATGCAAGTGCCTAAAATCGAAAAAATCGTAATCAACATGGGTGTGGGTGATGCGGTTCAGAACACTAAAGCGTTGGATAACGCTGTGGAAGAACTTTCGCTTATCTCCGGACAACAGCCAGTGGTTACAAAAGCAAAGAAATCAATTGCAGGATTCCGTTTGCGTGAGGGAATGCCTATCGGGGCAAAAGTAACCCTTCGCGGTGAGCGTATGTACGAATTCCTTCAAAAGCTGATCGGGGTATCATTGCCACGTGTGCGTGACTTCCGTGGTATCTCTAAGAAAGCATTTGACGGACGCGGTAACTATACGCTTGGTATTAAAGAACAATTGATTTTCCCGGAAATTAATTATGACAAAGTCAATAAAGTTCGTGGTATGGACGTAGTTATTGTAACTACTTCTAGTACTGACGAAGAAGCACGTGAACTTTTAGCTCAGCTTGGCATGCCTTTTCAAAAATAA
- the tuf gene encoding elongation factor Tu produces the protein MGKEKFDRSKDHVNIGTIGHVDHGKTTLTAAITTVLHSRSGSGTAMAYDQIDGAPEEKERGITIATSHVEYETENRHYAHVDCPGHADYVKNMITGAAQMDGAILVVSAADGPMPQTREHILLSRQVGVPAIVVFLNKTDMVDDEELLELVEMEVRDLLSEYDFPGDDVPVIKGSALKALEGDEEYANKIFELMDAVDEYIPRPDRDTEKPFMMPVEDVFSITGRGTVATGRVERGQVKVGDEVEVIGLAEEAAKTTVTGVEMFRKLLDYAEAGDNIGALLRGVARDDINRGQVLAKPGSITPHTKFKAEVYVLSKEEGGRHTPFFGNYRPQFYFRTTDVTGVITLPEGVEMVMPGDNVEMSVELISPIAIEDGTKFSIREGGRTVGAGVVASIQE, from the coding sequence ATGGGTAAAGAAAAATTCGATCGCTCCAAAGACCACGTTAATATTGGTACTATCGGTCACGTTGACCACGGTAAAACTACTTTGACTGCTGCTATTACTACAGTATTGCACAGCCGTTCTGGTTCTGGTACTGCAATGGCATACGACCAAATTGACGGTGCTCCAGAAGAGAAAGAACGCGGAATCACTATCGCAACTTCTCACGTTGAGTACGAAACTGAAAACCGTCACTATGCTCACGTTGACTGCCCAGGTCACGCTGACTATGTTAAAAATATGATCACTGGTGCTGCGCAAATGGACGGTGCTATTCTTGTAGTATCTGCAGCTGACGGTCCTATGCCACAAACTCGTGAGCATATCCTTCTTTCCCGCCAGGTTGGTGTACCGGCAATCGTTGTATTCTTGAACAAAACAGACATGGTAGACGATGAAGAACTTCTTGAGTTAGTAGAAATGGAAGTTCGCGATCTACTTTCTGAGTATGACTTCCCTGGTGACGATGTACCAGTAATCAAAGGATCAGCTCTTAAAGCTCTAGAAGGTGACGAAGAGTATGCAAACAAAATCTTCGAACTTATGGATGCTGTTGATGAGTATATCCCTAGACCAGACCGTGACACTGAGAAACCATTCATGATGCCAGTTGAGGACGTATTCTCTATCACTGGTCGTGGTACAGTTGCTACTGGCCGTGTTGAGCGCGGACAAGTTAAAGTCGGTGACGAAGTTGAAGTTATCGGTCTTGCTGAAGAAGCAGCTAAAACTACTGTAACTGGTGTTGAAATGTTCCGTAAGCTTCTTGACTATGCAGAAGCAGGGGACAACATTGGTGCTCTACTTCGTGGTGTGGCACGTGACGATATCAACCGTGGCCAAGTTCTTGCTAAGCCTGGTTCTATCACTCCACATACTAAATTTAAAGCAGAAGTTTATGTTCTTTCTAAAGAAGAGGGTGGACGTCATACTCCGTTCTTCGGTAACTACCGTCCACAGTTCTACTTCCGTACAACTGACGTAACTGGTGTTATCACACTTCCAGAAGGCGTTGAAATGGTTATGCCTGGCGATAACGTAGAAATGAGTGTAGAACTTATTTCTCCAATCGCTATCGAGGACGGAACGAAATTCTCCATCCGTGAAGGCGGCCGTACAGTAGGCGCTGGCGTTGTTGCTTCTATCCAAGAATAA
- the rpsJ gene encoding 30S ribosomal protein S10, with amino-acid sequence MAKEKIRIRLKAYDHRILDQSAEKIVDTAKRSGANVSGPIPLPTEKSVYTVLRAVHKYKDSREQFEMRTHKRLIDIVSPTPQTVDSLMRLDLPSGVDIEIKL; translated from the coding sequence ATGGCAAAAGAAAAGATTAGAATTCGTTTAAAGGCGTATGATCACCGTATCTTAGATCAATCTGCCGAGAAGATTGTAGACACAGCGAAGCGTTCTGGAGCTAATGTATCCGGACCAATCCCGCTTCCAACCGAAAAATCCGTGTACACAGTGCTTCGTGCTGTACACAAATACAAAGATTCTCGTGAGCAATTTGAAATGCGCACACATAAACGTCTTATCGATATTGTAAGTCCTACACCGCAAACGGTTGACTCGCTAATGCGTCTGGATCTACCGTCTGGCGTGGACATTGAAATTAAATTATAA
- the rplP gene encoding 50S ribosomal protein L16 → MLMPKRVKYRKQHRGRMTGKAKGGTTVAFGEYGLQAIDASWITSRQIEAARIAMTRYMKRGGKVWIKIFPDKPYTAKPLEVRMGSGKGAPEGWVAVVKPGKIMFEIAGVSEEVAREALRLASHKLPIRTKFVKREEIGGEINEG, encoded by the coding sequence ATGTTAATGCCTAAACGTGTAAAATATCGTAAACAACACCGCGGCCGCATGACTGGTAAAGCGAAAGGCGGCACGACTGTTGCATTTGGTGAATATGGACTACAAGCTATAGACGCTTCTTGGATTACAAGCCGTCAAATCGAGGCTGCTCGTATTGCAATGACCCGTTACATGAAGCGTGGCGGTAAAGTTTGGATCAAAATTTTCCCAGACAAACCTTATACTGCTAAACCTCTTGAGGTTCGGATGGGTTCCGGTAAAGGTGCTCCTGAAGGATGGGTCGCAGTAGTAAAACCAGGTAAAATCATGTTTGAAATTGCCGGAGTTTCTGAAGAAGTAGCACGTGAAGCATTGCGTCTTGCTTCTCATAAACTGCCGATCAGAACGAAATTTGTAAAACGTGAAGAAATTGGTGGTGAAATCAATGAAGGCTAA
- the fusA gene encoding elongation factor G, translated as MAREFSLEKTRNIGIMAHIDAGKTTATERILFYTGRIHKIGETHEGASQMDWMEQEQERGITITSAATTAQWKGHRINIIDTPGHVDFTVEVERSLRVLDGSVAVLDAQSGVEPQTETVWRQATTYGVPRIVFVNKMDKVGADFLYSVGTLGDRLGANAHPVQLPIGAEDNFEGIIDLISMEAYYYMDDLGTRAEARPIPDEYKEQAEEYRTNLVEAVAELDEELMMKYLEGEEISNEELRSAVRAATLSVEFYPVFCGSAFKNKGVQLLIDGVIDYLPSPIDVPPIEGHVPQTEEKVVRKSDDNEPFSALAFKVATDPYVGKLTFFRVYSGTLNSGSYVRNSTKDKRERVGRILQMHANSREEISTVYAGDIAGAVGLKDTGTGDTLCDEKSLVILESMEFPEPVIDVAIEPKTKADQDKMAVALGKLAEEDPTFRTETNTETGQTIISGMGELHLDIIVDRLKREFKVEANVGAPQVAYRETFRASAEVEGKFVRQSGGRGQYGHVWVKFEPNEEGAGFEFENKIVGGTVPREYIPSVEAGIKESMENGVLAGYPLIDVKATLFDGSYHDVDSNEMAFKVAASMALKAAKNKCQPVILEPMMKVEVTIPEEYMGDIMGDVTSRRGRVEGMGARGNTQVVNAFVPLSEMFGYATALRSNTQGRGQYTMHFDHYEEVPKSISEEIIKKNAGE; from the coding sequence ATGGCTAGAGAATTCTCCTTGGAAAAGACTCGTAATATCGGTATCATGGCTCACATCGATGCTGGTAAAACCACTGCTACCGAGCGTATTCTTTTCTACACAGGACGTATCCATAAAATCGGCGAAACCCACGAGGGCGCTTCTCAAATGGACTGGATGGAGCAGGAACAAGAGCGTGGTATTACCATTACGTCTGCCGCGACAACCGCTCAATGGAAAGGTCACCGTATCAACATCATCGATACACCGGGTCACGTGGACTTCACAGTGGAAGTAGAACGTTCCCTGCGTGTACTTGATGGTTCTGTTGCAGTTCTAGATGCTCAATCTGGTGTGGAACCACAGACTGAAACTGTTTGGCGTCAGGCTACAACATATGGTGTTCCTCGTATTGTATTTGTAAACAAAATGGATAAAGTGGGTGCAGACTTCCTTTACTCCGTTGGAACACTAGGCGACCGTCTGGGAGCAAATGCTCACCCAGTTCAATTGCCGATTGGTGCTGAAGATAATTTCGAAGGGATTATCGACTTGATCTCCATGGAAGCATATTACTACATGGATGATTTGGGTACCCGTGCAGAAGCACGTCCAATACCGGATGAATATAAAGAACAGGCTGAAGAATATCGTACCAATTTAGTTGAAGCAGTAGCAGAACTGGACGAGGAACTTATGATGAAGTACTTGGAAGGCGAAGAAATCTCTAATGAAGAATTGAGATCTGCTGTCCGTGCTGCAACGTTAAGCGTTGAGTTCTACCCTGTTTTTTGTGGTTCTGCCTTTAAAAACAAAGGTGTGCAATTGCTGATTGACGGTGTCATCGACTACCTGCCGTCACCAATTGACGTACCTCCAATCGAAGGTCATGTACCACAGACAGAAGAAAAAGTCGTCCGCAAATCCGATGACAACGAACCATTCTCGGCATTGGCATTTAAGGTTGCAACCGACCCTTATGTCGGAAAACTGACTTTCTTCCGTGTATATTCCGGTACATTGAACTCCGGTTCCTATGTACGAAACTCGACGAAGGATAAGCGTGAACGTGTAGGACGTATCCTGCAAATGCACGCCAACTCCCGTGAAGAAATTTCAACTGTTTATGCCGGCGATATCGCTGGTGCTGTCGGACTGAAGGATACAGGAACAGGGGATACGCTTTGTGATGAGAAATCACTAGTAATCCTGGAATCCATGGAATTCCCTGAGCCGGTTATCGATGTTGCCATCGAGCCAAAGACAAAAGCAGACCAGGACAAAATGGCTGTAGCGCTTGGCAAGCTGGCTGAAGAGGATCCTACTTTCCGAACAGAAACAAACACGGAGACAGGTCAAACAATCATTTCCGGTATGGGTGAACTTCACCTGGATATCATTGTTGACCGTCTGAAGCGTGAATTCAAAGTTGAAGCTAATGTTGGTGCTCCACAGGTTGCTTATCGTGAAACTTTCCGTGCTTCCGCTGAAGTAGAAGGTAAGTTTGTAAGACAGTCCGGTGGTAGAGGCCAATACGGACACGTTTGGGTTAAGTTTGAGCCAAACGAAGAAGGTGCCGGCTTTGAATTTGAAAATAAAATTGTTGGTGGTACAGTTCCTCGTGAATACATCCCTTCTGTAGAAGCTGGTATCAAGGAATCTATGGAAAACGGAGTATTGGCAGGATATCCATTGATTGACGTCAAAGCGACCTTGTTCGATGGAAGCTACCATGACGTCGACTCCAACGAGATGGCCTTTAAAGTAGCTGCATCGATGGCGCTTAAGGCTGCTAAAAACAAGTGTCAACCAGTAATTCTGGAACCGATGATGAAAGTCGAAGTCACCATTCCGGAAGAATATATGGGAGACATTATGGGTGACGTAACATCCCGTCGCGGACGTGTAGAAGGTATGGGCGCTCGTGGTAATACACAAGTCGTAAATGCTTTCGTACCACTTTCTGAGATGTTCGGTTATGCAACGGCTCTTCGATCCAACACCCAAGGAAGAGGTCAATATACAATGCACTTTGACCACTATGAAGAAGTACCGAAGAGCATTTCCGAAGAAATTATTAAGAAAAATGCTGGTGAATAA
- the rplW gene encoding 50S ribosomal protein L23 — protein MKDPRDIIKRPIITEHSADLMAEKKYTFEVNTKANKTEIKDAVELIFDVKVEKVNTMNLKGKFKRMGRYGGYRPNRKKAVVQLTEDSKELEFFESV, from the coding sequence ATGAAGGACCCACGAGATATTATTAAGCGCCCGATAATCACGGAACACTCTGCTGACTTGATGGCAGAAAAGAAATACACATTTGAAGTGAACACCAAAGCAAACAAAACAGAGATTAAAGATGCTGTTGAGTTGATCTTTGATGTGAAAGTCGAAAAAGTCAACACAATGAATCTTAAAGGTAAATTCAAGCGGATGGGTCGTTACGGTGGTTACCGTCCAAACCGCAAGAAAGCCGTTGTGCAATTGACAGAAGACAGTAAAGAACTCGAATTCTTTGAAAGTGTATAA
- the rplC gene encoding 50S ribosomal protein L3, producing MAKGILGRKIGMTQLFSEEGELTPVTVIQADPNVVLQKRTLENDGYEAIQLGVADQKETKANKPAKGHAEKANTTAKRFIREIRDANLDDYEVGQEVSVEIFQTGDKIDVTGTSKGKGFQGAIKRHNQSRGPMTHGSRYHRRPGTMGAIDPMHVFKGKKLPGQMGGEQVTLQNLEVVKVDAERNLILVKGNVPGAKKSFVKITSAVKAN from the coding sequence ATGGCGAAAGGAATCTTAGGTCGAAAAATCGGCATGACACAACTTTTCAGTGAAGAAGGAGAATTGACTCCTGTAACTGTCATTCAAGCTGACCCGAACGTTGTTCTTCAAAAGAGAACCCTTGAGAATGACGGATACGAAGCAATTCAATTGGGTGTAGCTGATCAAAAAGAAACAAAGGCGAACAAGCCGGCAAAAGGGCATGCTGAAAAAGCGAACACAACAGCTAAGCGCTTCATTCGTGAAATCCGTGATGCTAACCTTGACGACTATGAAGTAGGCCAAGAGGTTAGTGTTGAGATTTTTCAAACTGGAGACAAGATTGACGTGACTGGAACTTCTAAAGGAAAAGGATTCCAAGGTGCAATCAAGCGCCACAATCAATCCCGCGGACCGATGACTCACGGTTCCCGTTACCACAGAAGACCAGGTACCATGGGTGCTATCGACCCAATGCACGTTTTTAAAGGTAAAAAACTTCCTGGACAAATGGGCGGAGAACAAGTAACACTTCAAAACCTTGAAGTAGTGAAAGTTGACGCTGAACGCAACCTGATCCTTGTAAAAGGTAACGTACCAGGAGCGAAAAAATCATTCGTTAAAATCACGAGTGCAGTTAAGGCTAACTAA
- the rpsQ gene encoding 30S ribosomal protein S17 produces the protein MSERNNRKVYNGRVVSDKMDKTITVLVETYKFHKLYGKRVKYSKKFKVHDENNQAKIGDVVRIMETRPLSATKRFRLVEIVEEAVII, from the coding sequence ATGAGTGAACGTAACAATCGTAAGGTCTATAACGGCCGTGTAGTATCAGATAAAATGGATAAAACCATTACCGTATTAGTCGAAACCTACAAGTTCCATAAGCTTTATGGAAAACGTGTTAAGTACTCCAAAAAATTCAAAGTGCATGATGAAAACAACCAAGCAAAAATCGGCGACGTTGTGCGCATCATGGAAACTCGTCCGCTTTCAGCTACAAAGCGTTTCCGTCTAGTTGAAATCGTTGAAGAAGCGGTTATTATTTAA
- a CDS encoding type Z 30S ribosomal protein S14, producing the protein MAKKSMIAKQKRKQKFKVQEYTRCERCGRPHSVLRKFKLCRICFRELAYKGQIPGVKKASW; encoded by the coding sequence GTGGCTAAGAAATCAATGATTGCGAAGCAAAAACGCAAACAGAAATTTAAAGTACAAGAGTACACACGTTGCGAACGCTGCGGACGTCCACACTCTGTATTGCGCAAATTCAAACTTTGCCGTATTTGTTTCCGTGAACTTGCCTATAAAGGTCAAATTCCTGGTGTCAAAAAAGCAAGCTGGTAA
- the rpsC gene encoding 30S ribosomal protein S3 — translation MGQKVNPVGLRVGVIRDWESKWYAGKDYADLLHEDIKIREYIEKRLKDAAVSSIEIERAANRVNISISTAKPGMVIGKGGSEVEALRKSLNALTGKRVHINIVEVKKADLDATLVAENIARQLENRISFRRAQKQTIQRAMRAGAKGIRTQVSGRLGGADIARAEHYSEGTVPLHTLRADIDYGTAEADTTYGKLGVKVWIYRGEVLPTKNNQ, via the coding sequence GTGGGTCAAAAAGTTAATCCTGTAGGACTTCGAGTCGGCGTCATCCGTGATTGGGAATCCAAATGGTACGCTGGCAAAGATTACGCAGACTTGTTACATGAAGACATTAAAATTCGTGAATATATCGAAAAGCGTCTCAAAGATGCAGCAGTTTCAAGCATTGAAATTGAACGTGCAGCAAATCGCGTGAACATTTCTATTTCAACTGCGAAGCCAGGAATGGTTATCGGTAAAGGCGGTTCTGAAGTAGAAGCATTGCGTAAATCTTTGAACGCTTTGACTGGCAAGAGAGTTCATATCAATATCGTTGAAGTGAAGAAAGCAGATCTTGACGCTACATTGGTAGCTGAAAACATCGCACGTCAATTGGAAAACCGTATTTCTTTCCGTCGTGCTCAAAAACAAACGATCCAACGCGCTATGCGTGCGGGAGCTAAAGGTATTCGTACGCAAGTTTCCGGTCGTCTTGGTGGAGCAGACATTGCCCGTGCAGAACATTACAGCGAAGGAACTGTACCACTTCACACACTTCGCGCTGACATTGACTATGGTACTGCTGAAGCAGATACTACGTATGGTAAACTTGGTGTCAAAGTGTGGATTTATCGTGGAGAAGTCCTTCCAACCAAAAACAATCAATAA
- the rplB gene encoding 50S ribosomal protein L2, producing MAIKKYKPTSNGRRGMSTSDFAEITTDKPEKSLLSPIHKRGGRNNQGRLTVRHQGGGHKRQYRIIDFKRDKDGIPGRVATVEYDPNRSANIALINYADGEKRYILAPKGLTVGTEIISGPEADIKLGNSLPLQNIPVGTIIHNVELKPGRGGQLARSAGAQAQILGREDKYVLVRLVSGEVRLVLGTCRATIGQVGNVEHELINVGKAGRSRWKGNRPTVRGSVMNPNDHPHGGGEGRAPIGRKSPMSPWGKPTLGYKTRKRNKPTDKFIVRKRKK from the coding sequence ATGGCGATTAAAAAGTATAAACCAACTTCTAATGGTAGACGCGGCATGTCAACATCCGATTTCGCTGAAATCACAACCGACAAGCCGGAAAAATCTCTGTTGAGCCCAATCCACAAACGTGGTGGTCGTAACAACCAGGGTAGATTAACAGTTCGTCATCAGGGCGGCGGCCATAAGCGCCAATATCGTATCATTGATTTCAAACGCGACAAAGATGGAATACCAGGACGCGTTGCTACGGTTGAATATGATCCAAACCGCTCCGCAAACATTGCATTAATCAACTATGCTGACGGTGAAAAGCGATACATCCTTGCACCTAAAGGTCTGACTGTAGGTACTGAAATTATTTCTGGACCAGAGGCTGACATCAAGCTCGGAAACTCGCTTCCACTGCAAAACATTCCAGTAGGTACTATCATTCATAACGTAGAATTGAAGCCTGGCCGCGGCGGACAACTAGCCCGTTCTGCAGGAGCTCAAGCACAAATTCTGGGACGTGAAGATAAATACGTATTGGTACGCTTGGTGTCTGGTGAAGTGCGTCTAGTACTTGGTACTTGCCGTGCTACAATCGGACAGGTAGGAAACGTCGAGCACGAATTGATCAATGTTGGTAAAGCCGGACGTTCTCGCTGGAAAGGCAACCGTCCAACTGTTCGTGGTTCTGTAATGAACCCTAACGATCACCCACACGGTGGTGGTGAAGGTCGTGCACCTATCGGTCGTAAATCACCAATGTCTCCTTGGGGCAAACCTACGCTTGGTTACAAAACGCGTAAGCGTAACAAGCCGACAGATAAATTCATCGTTCGTAAACGTAAAAAATAA
- the rplN gene encoding 50S ribosomal protein L14, with protein sequence MIQQETRLKVADNSGAREVLAIKVLGGSGRKTANIGDVIVCTVKQATPGGVVKKGEVVRAVIVRSKSGMRRKDGSYIRFDENAAVIVREDKSPRGTRIFGPVARELRDAKFMKIVSLAPEVL encoded by the coding sequence ATGATTCAACAAGAAACTCGTTTAAAAGTTGCAGATAACTCAGGAGCACGTGAAGTGCTTGCAATTAAAGTGCTGGGCGGTTCCGGCCGTAAAACTGCCAATATCGGCGATGTGATTGTGTGTACGGTGAAACAAGCAACACCAGGCGGCGTTGTTAAAAAAGGTGAAGTCGTGCGTGCTGTCATTGTCCGTTCTAAAAGCGGAATGCGCCGTAAAGACGGTTCTTACATTCGATTTGATGAAAATGCAGCGGTAATTGTACGTGAAGATAAAAGTCCGCGCGGTACTCGTATCTTTGGACCAGTAGCACGTGAATTGCGTGATGCTAAATTCATGAAAATCGTTTCCCTAGCTCCAGAAGTACTATAA